The following nucleotide sequence is from Juglans microcarpa x Juglans regia isolate MS1-56 chromosome 6D, Jm3101_v1.0, whole genome shotgun sequence.
tgtcttccacagcttgaatcaagtggatcaaagctagttctccttctttcaagcccatcttgagtgttgggctctggctagcttcattccaagtggattgcataaATTCGTatattgcttccttgatcttcttagcccttaatcttataattggcccatctagaatttacaaataatctttaaaattagGTCCACCTTAGATcccatcatatatatttatctaaaatctAGACTCGATGGCAAGAATTAAGTCCAATGTACGTACAAGCTGCTAGCTCACGCGTAcgtgtttatatatatggatggaAAGATCgacttaaaaaggaaaattagaaaTACATAGAATTAAGCTTTTACTTTTCTTCGATCTGTATTGCCATATGCATCGCCAATGACATAATGTCTAATTACTTGACGAAAATGGTTTTGAGAGACTATAAATTAAAGCATGAGTACAGCTAGGTTGACGGGAACATATTCttaaacctagctagctagctctaaaATGGCTGGAGTACTCCAATTTCTTGCTGCTTCTCTATTTCTTTATACCCTGATCATAACAATCTCCCAATTTCATTTCAGTACTTCTGCAAAACTCAGTGGGTTGAGCCTGAAGATCATCCCTAGGGACTGTCCAGAGTCTCCTTTATATCCTGGAAACCTGACTCGACTTGAGAGAATAGAAAGATTGATCAGATTCTCTAAAGCTAGAGCCCAATATTTGGAAACAATATCCAGTACTGTCAATTCGACAATATTGGACAACAAGAACATCCGTTTTACATTGTTCCTTGATAATTTCTTATTCGTGGTGCAGGTAGGCATTGGATTACCAGAGAAGCTGGTGTTTTTACTTATGGACACAGGTGGTGGCCTGATTTGGACGCAGTGCGAACCATGCAAGAACTGTTACAAGCAAGCATATCCCATTTACAATTCAGGTGCTTCCATTACTTACAGGAAACTCCCTTGCAACCACCCTCTCTGTCAAGGCGACAATGCCCGCTACCAATGCGTCAATGGCGAATGCGTTTACGACCTCGGTTATCTTGGCGGGGCGTCAACCAAAGGCGTTGCATCCTTTGAAACATTCAAAGTTCCAGTCGACGAATCTAACGCCAAgtacatttataatataatctttGGCTGCTCGAACGATAACCAAGGCATGCAATTTGCCAAAAATGGTGTCATTTCTGGGGTCTTGGGATTGAGCCTGTCACCGGATTCACTAGTCTCTCAGACGCTCGATGAAGACTACCAACGATTCTCTTATTGCTTGATACCTTTTGATGAAACCATCATCATGACTCCTAGTCTTCTAAGATTTGGTACTGACATTCCCTTACCGCCGGCAAACATTCAGACAACCCCATTTGTCAAACCACCGTCCGGGACAAATTATTACCTTTTGAATTTACAGGATGTAAGTGTTGGTTTCCATCGACTTGGGTTTCCACCAGATACCTTCAAACCCAAGCAAGATGGCACAGGTGGTTGTATTATAGACTCAGGAGCTTTGATCTCTAGACTTGATCAGAATACCATTAATGGGCGCAATGCTTACAGGGAGGTGATGGGTGCATTTCAGAATCATTATGATTCTTTCAAGCTTCAGAGAATTGGAAAAGTGGCAGAGGGACTTGAACTTTGTTACAAGTACACACAGGATTTCAAGGAGTTTGCCACAATGACGTACCACTTTGAAGGAGCAGACTACACTGTAGATTCAAAGTACGTGAATTTTTACGAGACTCAGGCAGGGTATTTTTGCGTCGCACTGTTGCCAGGAAATGGAAAAAGTTTACTAGGAGTATGGCATCAACAAAATATGCGCATTATTTATGATGCACAAATTGGTGCACTCCAATTTGCCACCGAGAATTGTGCTattaataatcttataaattaattataagatataattcctttaattattttttttgaatcctatttcataaataaataattaattagtctttaattgaatattattacaagcatgtcatgttatgtcatgttatgctatatctctctttattttgataaaaaataattattttttaaaaaattaattctttataaataaacagtttttttataataataatcaaattaaattttggagCCTTAAAATCGAAACGGGGCAAAGCACGTGAGTGTAGTTAAATGAATTTCCTTTAAATTAGTTGAAGGAAATCTAATACAATATCCATCTCATAAATTATGTCCAACCTAGAAAGTAACTGCTTGTTAGGAACTTGATGCGGAGAGGACCCATTGAGCAACTTATTACAGAATTTGAAACAGCCTATCATTTCAATCTGCAATTAATGAGCTCAGTACTTTAACAGCTTTGCATATTCTATGGCAATTAAATATGAGATGGCATCTCTCCACTGGCCATTCATTTAGCTATTtcacttaaaaagaaaagaattattaattattagctCCAAAATATGATAATGTTTGCACGTCATTACACTTCTAAAACGATAACATAGACATGGAAGAACAAATTAATTACCCCTTGGCTTTTAAAAGCGGGATTCTATAGTACCATACGACCCTCTGTAATAACAACTTGATTTGCTACGTAGGGACCTGAAGAATTTAAGAGGAAAATGTTGGGTTACGTAGAGCCTGGTTTTGTGAGCTAAAAAGCATTAGACAGATTATTGATTTGACTGTCATTCAATTTGACGCTTAAGCAAAACTCAACTTTAGAATTTGCTTCAGGTATGCACGATTATTGACTTGAGCGAATATTGGATAGAGAGTTCAACATAAAGAGAGTTTACTCAAGTGTCGCTTGATAGTCTACTCAAGCGAATATCAAACAAAGAGTTTTCTCGAGACGTATGACTAGACatgccgctcgagcgaataaaTCAAAAAATTGCTGCCTTAGGGTCTTCTCACCATggcctgtatatatatatatatatatatatgtagcatttaaatgtaaaaattatatcagATTGAGAGAGGAAGAGGCAAACGGCAATTTGGGAGTTCTAGTGAGAGAAAAGGCCCTAGAGAGAGAATTAAGATTTGTGAGTGGACTGTTGCTCTTGTAACTCATTGTGTGTTTGTTAtcttcttttaataaaatctcatgCAACTCGATGTGTAGATGTGTGCATGTTGCCAAACCACATCGAATGTGTGTTCTTATTCCTGTATTCAGCAATTATTTTACTATCTTACCATTGTTTGTGGATGCAAGTGGTATTTTcacaatataaaaaagaaaccaTTAATGTCTAATTAAAGCACTATACATGGATATAATGACatacatggaaagaaatagaataaaatacaGAGAAGATTTCCATTGTTCTTGTTCTCTTGCAtgcttactatatatatagggcTGGCTATAATTATAACATGCTTAATTTACATGACAAATAAGCTTATGAGAAACGCTATAAGTATCTGCATCATGTATATGTGCCACTCAATTCTGCGAGCTAGCTATCGAGGTTGACGTGCGGGCCGAACATATTGATCTCTCAAGTCTTAACGtcgaagctagctagctagctctaaaATGACCCGACTCCAATTTCTTGCTGCTGCTCTATTTCTTTACTGTACCCTGATCATAACAATGTCCGgccaatttcatttcattcatgcaAAACCTAGGGGATTGAGCCTAAAGATCATCCCTAGGGACTGCCCAGAGTCTCCTTTATATGCTGGAAACCTGACGCTCCTATCGTACCAGCCTGAGGAAATTCGACTTCGACTGCTTGTCCAAggccttttctttttggtgcAGGTAGGCATTGGAACACCAGAGAAACACGTGTTTTTATTCGTGGACACAGGTGGTGGCCTGATTTGGACGCAGTGCGAGCCATGCATCAACTGCTACCCGCAAGCATATCCCATTTACGACTCAACTGCTTCCATTTCTTACAGAAAGCTCCCCTGCAATCACCCACTCTGTCAAGGTGACAGTGCCCTCTACCAATGTCTCGATGGCGAATGCGTTTATAACTATGGCTATGGCAGCGGAGAGACCACCAAAGGCATTGCATCTTTGGATACATTTGAGATTTTAGTTGGTGATCAAACTACTACTGAGTTCATTCCTGATGTAATCTTTGGTTGTTCCAAGGAGTCCAATTTTCCTCAATTTGCCAGTACTGGTGTCATTTCTGGGATCTTGGGATTGAACCTGTCGCCGGATTCTCTGGTGAATCAGCTGTTTGATGACGAGGACCGGCGTTTCTCTCATTGCTTTGTGCCTTTTCTTGATGCAATGATGTCTCCTAGTTTCCTAAAATTTGGCGATGACATTCCCCCGCCGCCGGCAAACATTCAGACAACCCCATTTGTGACACCACCGGGGAAGTATCTCTACTATTTGAATTTACTGGATATAAGTGTTGGTACTCATCGCATAGGATTCCATCCAGACACTTTCAAAATCCAGCAAGATGGCTCGGGTGGTTGTATTATAGACTCTGGAACTCCGATCACTCAAATCGATCAAAACACTCTTATGATCGATGCATTTTACGTGGTGATGACTGCATTTCAGTATTATTATGATTCGTTCAGCCAGCTTCAGAGAATTGGCACGCCGCCGGAACGTTTTGAACTTTGTTACCTGTACCAACCGGATTTCGAGGAGTTTGCCACAATGACGTACCATTTTGAAGGTGGAGACTACTTTGTGGATTCAAAGTACGTAAACTATTTCGCCCAGGGAGGATATTTCTGCGTAGCACTGAGGGAAGGAAATGGGAAAAGTATACTGGGAGCATGGCATCAGCAAAATATGCGCATTACTTATGATGTCAATGGCGGTGCACTGCATTTTGCCACCGAGATTTGTGCTAATAATGATTctaattgatataatatatatgatggtTGCCCAAAGAGGCTAGCTAGGGGgaagatcaaattaattaagagaCAACCCTTGATTCTGTTTGccccaattatatatatatatatatatatatatatatattgaataaatgGATTGAAATTTATATAGGTAACCACCATGTATTCCTCAAATATTCTTGTTTTTCATTCCGTTGTTACGctacatttggatgttgagatgaattgaattgaattataaaaactaGTATTTTGGGAGTCTTATTGACATAGACTTAGGATTTGTTTGGAagtcaaactcatctcaattcatcattacaactttttcaaattctaatataaaatataataaacaattcaattttttcaaatttcaaaataataataatattaaaaaataatattctaataatattttattatctcaattcaactcaactcagttcaacatccaaacgcaaccttaacttttttaagttgagataaatttaatttttttaacttaaaatgtACGAGTAAGTTGGAATAAGTTTAatctttttatgagaagttgaaaaaataatgaattttatcaacAATTGATTTGAGATAAGTTAGATTGAATCACAACTAAACACAACTTTAATTTCTAGGTTGGCAAGTCTCGAAATGGAAAACTTTTATCGGTAAACTTGCTTATTAATTCTCCAACATgcaattttatgtgaaagtcttatatatgtaaattaactataataaataccacaataaatattatgtctGTGCAccgataatttataaataatataagtaCTCAGtcgatttttcataaataagtCTTTTAACAttaatgtaaaattatattcactCTAAATAAATTCTGAAagaattgattaaaaaaaatctgaaagagTTGTTCCTATAGAGAGCATTGCCGCAATGGTCTAGTTATTgtcaagtttaaaatttgattaaaagttAAGATTTTGGCTAAAGTTAAAGTCATTGAATATATTAATTCACATTAGACTATCtatcttaaagtcaaaataataatataatattatgtgttttaataataattttgttatactttgcaaatacattttatacattaattaataatttaatttttacttaaaattatcgTTTCCTAACTATTTTTTATGTCGACTTAATTATCCAACATAAATTACATAATATAGCattgtttacaaaaaattatttactgaaAAATATGAACATAATATAACCTTATTTAGtaatgaaagttttaaaaagaatttaattataaaaatttgttgattatttgtgaataaaatatgagtttgAAGGGTAAATAGTGACTCTTCAACTTTAGAAATTTCTTTAGAATTATGTAGTTCAAAGTCTAAGTAAGAATTTTTTAAGTAGTCCAATACAGATTTATACAaaacttaattatattttgaattttacttACATTTGACTAGCAAATGCAAATactcttaggcctcgtttgtatttaaaatctatttcaactcatcatattttattattataattttttcaaatttttatataaaatataataaattatttaatttttttcaaattttaaaataatattttaaaattttcacataaaatataataaataatttaatttttattttattatttataaatcatcttaatttatttataaattcaaaccAATCCAAATGAGATgtctgatattttaaattatcacttccaaataaataatttaatctgaTCCATTATTCAATGAGCTGTCAAGTTCAACCCGCATCCTTTGTGAATCATTGTGATGCGACGTCTTATCAACTTCaatattcaattcaattttttcccgAGAGTATTCAATTCATTCATTATCTCTTAAATCTACATCTATTCAAtgaacttaaaaattaaaatatacatacCCTTctttattggaaaaaaaaatatatcatttttaagtggattaatattactcattattcaaattcatattatctttttatcaacattaaattattaaaaattatttattatattttatttaaaaacatattatctaatatcatattatataataataagaaaatgataaaaaaaatgatgaataaattttttttttgtaaatgagcACTCGTACAAGGATTATAATTCCTTTCTTCTCCCAAACCAATAGAGTTTATAAttcttttgcaaaaaaaaaaaaaaaaaaattagagtttaTAATTCTAGGAATGGATGAATTTTACAGATGATATATCTAATAAAAGCTGATAAGTTATAAccaatttttaagattttgtagGATTTTAAgctctcgtttatttttatagatgagttaagttgagattaaaattataagttgaataaaatattgttaaaatatatttttttaatattattattattttaagatttaaaaaaattaaattatttattttattttatataaaaatttaataaaattataatgattaaataaaatgtgatagagttaagagaaattgtaaaaaaaaacgagaactaaaacaatattaatcgtctaataataaaatagtgagACATAGTTATATCAAAGGTATAAACTTTGATGCTTTTTGTTTATCCCCGCGAACAAAACACGTGTCTCTTGACGTAAGAACGAATGCAACATTATATTTATACTAcgtttaaaataataaaattaaatattttaatcacttATTATGTATTTTGACAGATGTTCTCCTACATTTACGCAAAGAATTTGTACGAATAAGAAAACCGATTCAACcgcaattctttttttttttttgaaaaaaattcgaTGACTTATCGATCTTGAAGAATCATCCCCTTCTCTTTAAACAGacattaggaaaaaaaaaaaaatcttgtttgaCCATACCGTCACGGTTtgcaaggagagagagaagaagaaatatctCAAAGAAGACCAAACCAACACCATCTCGTACTTTGCTGAAAGGTAGATGGGCAGCATCCAATCCAATGAATCCATGCTATGGTCTCTATAGTTATCTCTGTTAGAGTGTTGgtattaaattagttaaatacatttttatctttaaatttaacaaatattatctatatttactttatattaaattaattaaattatttttatctaaattataagctacagtaaatctattcttattttcaaatatgaaaagaattataacaaattcaaaagtattttttgagattattatattataaatatcagacttttattcatatgagattttatcatttatatatatatatatatatgaaattattatattatatattattagattgtgaaaatgaaaataaatatgattgttggatattattgaagattataaaaataaaatttaaattaattaaaaaaatataaataataaaaaataataatattttattattatagagagtgtgatgattaatccaatgtagacttcaagttttgaatgattagttaaaaatgaaaaagttacatattagtcaaaatttgaaaaatatgatggTCAATCCAATACTAATACTTTTAGGTCGTATCTGCTTTGAAAGTAAGGTAGATGAGAAAAcgtgagataattttaaataaaaattaaaaattaaataaaattttattttttaatattattattattttaaaatttgaataaattgtattatttattatattttatataaaaattttaaaaaattataataataaaatataataagatgaaatagatTGACAATTTCTCAATTCAAATGACTCGATATTTGCGGTATAGAATTTGTAAATACAGcgttctcaatttttttaaaaaataaatataaaatttatataaaaattaattttttaataataaattctatttaaaaaaaaaaaaaaaacttggataCTTACACAATCATATATCAACGTCCGACTGAAATCACGGCAACATAAGAAATCTGCATCGTGCTGCAGACGTGGCAATATGCTATTGGTTCCTGAAACCATCAATCTCTGCACATTACCACAGCATAGCTAAACCTTACAGTTTCCAAAActcctgtctctctctctctctctctctctctctctctacacctTTTCCAACAGCGAGAGAGTTCGATCCAACACTACTTTTTTACTCAAAAAGAGTTCCACACCACCACCAAGTCTGAATTATTTGTTAAtactaaataacataacataaaggTTTGGTTGGACTGAGATCTCGGAGAAGAGTCCCATTAGAGATCTCAAAGGCCATCAAAATTTTCACCAACCCGATCAAGCCACTCAACCAGTCACCAGAGAGCAAGAAAGAAAATCCAATAACCGTCTACGGTGCTTCCTGGCTCTTTGTTGTTTATAAATCTCCACCAGATATCACTCTCAGCCTGTCATAGTTTATGTATTGATCCTTCTTTGTGATCGAGTTCTATTAGATCGTGGCAGGGCTTTAGGTCAAACCAAAGCTTTTGAAAATCCTTTTAAAAGTCATAGTAAAGGTTTTGGCTTTCCCTTCTCCAACTCTCTAAAAGCTGATTGATCTCCTtccaagtatattttttttattatttgctgaTCGTCTTttgcgttttttttttgttttttttttttgtgcgaGATATCCAGAAAACCTATTTGGAATCCTTTACACCATGATTTGCTCCGTGAAACA
It contains:
- the LOC121235587 gene encoding aspartic proteinase nepenthesin-2-like codes for the protein MAGVLQFLAASLFLYTLIITISQFHFSTSAKLSGLSLKIIPRDCPESPLYPGNLTRLERIERLIRFSKARAQYLETISSTVNSTILDNKNIRFTLFLDNFLFVVQVGIGLPEKLVFLLMDTGGGLIWTQCEPCKNCYKQAYPIYNSGASITYRKLPCNHPLCQGDNARYQCVNGECVYDLGYLGGASTKGVASFETFKVPVDESNAKYIYNIIFGCSNDNQGMQFAKNGVISGVLGLSLSPDSLVSQTLDEDYQRFSYCLIPFDETIIMTPSLLRFGTDIPLPPANIQTTPFVKPPSGTNYYLLNLQDVSVGFHRLGFPPDTFKPKQDGTGGCIIDSGALISRLDQNTINGRNAYREVMGAFQNHYDSFKLQRIGKVAEGLELCYKYTQDFKEFATMTYHFEGADYTVDSKYVNFYETQAGYFCVALLPGNGKSLLGVWHQQNMRIIYDAQIGALQFATENCAINNLIN
- the LOC121235588 gene encoding aspartic proteinase nepenthesin-2-like — encoded protein: MTRLQFLAAALFLYCTLIITMSGQFHFIHAKPRGLSLKIIPRDCPESPLYAGNLTLLSYQPEEIRLRLLVQGLFFLVQVGIGTPEKHVFLFVDTGGGLIWTQCEPCINCYPQAYPIYDSTASISYRKLPCNHPLCQGDSALYQCLDGECVYNYGYGSGETTKGIASLDTFEILVGDQTTTEFIPDVIFGCSKESNFPQFASTGVISGILGLNLSPDSLVNQLFDDEDRRFSHCFVPFLDAMMSPSFLKFGDDIPPPPANIQTTPFVTPPGKYLYYLNLLDISVGTHRIGFHPDTFKIQQDGSGGCIIDSGTPITQIDQNTLMIDAFYVVMTAFQYYYDSFSQLQRIGTPPERFELCYLYQPDFEEFATMTYHFEGGDYFVDSKYVNYFAQGGYFCVALREGNGKSILGAWHQQNMRITYDVNGGALHFATEICANNDSN